ATTGTATTTTGGCTTCTGGGAAGTTTTTCAGGGGTTAGGTGGAAAGATCTAAGTATTGCCGCTTTTCCGATGATTATTGGTATTGTAGGTCTTCTTTCGATGGGATGGATATTCAATATACTTTCCTTAGGGGATGAAGAGGCAAAAGCACTGGGAGTCAATGTAAACAGGTGGAAAATAACAGCCATTATTTTGGCGACATTATCTTCATCTGCTACAACAGCACTTGCAGGAATGATTGCATGGGTTGGGGTTGTCAGTCCCCATATTGCACGCTTAATAGTAGGTGTAAATAATAAGAAATTAGTTCCTGCTTCTGCTGTTGTTGGTGCAGTTTTGTTGTTGATATGTGATGACTTAGCAAGATGTTTGGTGGCTTCCGAACTTCCTTTAAGTATTATGACAGATTTTATTGGAGCACCTATATTATTTTTTATTCTGGTCAAGAGGAGAAAAATGTATTATGTTAAAGATTGACAATATTCATTTTTCATATGGTGATAAAGAGATTTTAAAAGGCATTGATTTTACTTTAACGGATAATAAAATAGGATGCTTCTTGGGTCCTAACGGTTCAGGAAAATCAACGCTGCTTAAAATAGCTATGGGCATTTTGGAACCTAAGGAAGGTTTAGTTGAATTAAACGGTCTAAACATATTAAATCAATCTTTTAAGGAGCGAAGCAAAATTTTGTCATATGTTCCTCAGGAATTTTCAATAAACTTTCCATATGAGGTTTTTGATGTTGTCTTAATGGGAAGAAATCCCCATGTGAATTTTATTGAAGGACCTAAAAAA
This is a stretch of genomic DNA from Aceticella autotrophica. It encodes these proteins:
- a CDS encoding FecCD family ABC transporter permease, producing the protein MKKIIIFCCLVIFLSLFLGRLWFSPFSSLNGLSKIILFDVRFPRIIAVSLAGASLGLAGVAFQSLFRNYLAGPDILGVTSGSAFGAVLAILFFPFNPYIIQGSSFIFGIIAVILVYKLGSLIGKSLLSLILAGMVVSAIFAGFVGLFKYIADPYNKLPTIVFWLLGSFSGVRWKDLSIAAFPMIIGIVGLLSMGWIFNILSLGDEEAKALGVNVNRWKITAIILATLSSSATTALAGMIAWVGVVSPHIARLIVGVNNKKLVPASAVVGAVLLLICDDLARCLVASELPLSIMTDFIGAPILFFILVKRRKMYYVKD